The Bacteroides ovatus genomic interval TATCGGAGTATAGAACTGTTCTTTTTGGTCCTTAGAATCCGACATATAGAAATTGCAACCATAATTCTTTTTCGACTCTTCCACTTCTGCATCTTTCCATCTACGCAAATCGAAATAACGCTGTCCTTCTGCCATCAATTCTATTTGACGTTCTTTTTTCATTTTTTTACGGAATTCATCCTGGCTCTTGTATACAGTCTCAAGATCATAGTCTGGTACACCCGCACGACGACGAATCGGGCGGATTCCTTTTTTCATTTCATCAATGTCACGCTTAATAGAATAAGTAGTAGAACTATCCCATGAAGGGACATCATAGTTGGCTCCTTCTTCAAGTTCATTTAACGCTTCAGCATAAATCAACAGGATTTCAGCAAAACGAATAGCAGGTTCTGCTTTCGGTTTAATCTCCTTACGATTAGTATCATCCGGATGCACATACTTCATGATGCCAATACCGGAACGCAAATAGACACCTGTCCCCGAGAAACCATCTGTGTTGATACCATAATAATAATTAACTTGTTTCTCAACATCTTTTTTATAATCTACCGTTTCTGCATTTTTTAACAAGGACCACACACAACCATTAAACGAAACGGAAGCATAGAAACGCGGTTCACGATTAGCATATTCCTTATATACTCCCTCTTTCAAATGAGGGTAGGTTTCAGCTTCGGCTTCCTCTTTGGTCACAAAACGCTTATCCGCAGGATATGTTTCTTTAAACAGTTCTCTATTGAATTCCTCTCCATTATCCATATAATAAGCATCACACATTTTCATTGTCATGCCATAAGCATTGCTCCCACCACCAAATACTTTGGGCATTTGGAGCCTCACCATTGCAACGAGACTGTTATCTCCCTGATTACGTCCACGACTGAAAATCAGTTCCGGATTTTGGTACATGGCCAATGAACCATTGAAAACTTCACGATAGGATGCGTAAGGATCTATATCATTATAACCACCTTGATCCCATGTCTTCTCCGAAAAATCACCGTCTTGACAAGGAGCGACAGTGGCAGGATATCCCGGCTCCGATGTAGTGACTGCTTTTTTATGGTATAGTTCGTAACGATGTCCACTGTTACTTCCAGGAAGCTCCATTACATCTTTTGCAGCAGCTGCAGCTCTAGCCCATTTATATTCATTATATTCCTGTGAGATCAGGCATCTTCCATCATAATCTACCAAATCCGAAAACTTATCTGTATCTTCCGGACGAGGATTATTAATCGGACTCGCCGCATAAAGTAATGCTCTGGCACGTGCGGCTAATGCTGCACCTCTCGTTGGACGTGAAATTTGGTTCACCGCTCTGGTCAAAGGCAGATCTTGAGCTGCCAAACGCATTTCGGTCTCTATATATTCTACACATTCATCATACGAGTTGCGTTGAACAGCCAAATCGTCATAACTACTTGTGTAATCAAGTCCCTCGTCAGGCAACAAAGGTACAGGTCCATACCTGCGTAACAACAACCAATAATAGTATGCACGTACGAAACGAGCCTGGGCTTTCAAATCGGCTCTTTCTTCTTCCGTAAACTTTGTATTCATGTCAATATTTTCGATGAAGATGGATGCCTGACGAATACCTTTATAACTAGCCCCCCATGATTGATACCAATTTTCATCATAAGTTCCGGTTTTGAATTTCTTATAATCACCGAGACTATTGCCGCCGAAATAAATATCATCGGCAAAATTCCAGAGAATATTATCTCTGGTAGAGACTTCCATATTATTGCCTCCTAAGAAAGAATAAGCATGTACCAGCCATTCTTCCGTATATGTTTTATCAGTAAACACATCTTCCAACGACCTCCGGTCAGTGAAATATTTGTCCGAATCCAGACTATCTGTACAAGAAACGGCAATCACGCTTAATAAAACACCAATATATAGTTTATATATCTTTTTCATTTCACATACATTTATTAGATGTTAACAGTCAATCCCAAAGTAAAGACTTTAGCCAGTGGATATTGTTCTCCATTCGAACTACCCATTTCCGGATCCCATTCTTTGAACTTGGCAAATGTCAATAAATTGGTTCCGATGAAAAATATGCGGATTTTATTGAATCTCATCTTATTTACAATTGATTTAGGTAAAGTATAGCCAACTTCTAATGTCTTCAGACGTAAGTAAGAACCATCACGCAACCAGAATGTGGATTTTTTATAGTTGTTTTCATTCCCTCCGTAAGTAAGCCTCGGATAAGAAGCATTCGGATTTTCGTTGACAGGAATGCCTAGAATCTTTGCCGTTTCCGGATCTACCCAGCGATCTTTTACAAGATTAGTAAAAACATTACCCCATTGGCTGTCACTAAAGGCATGCACACTGGTACCGTTGATAAAGAAAGAAGATTTACCCGAACCTTGGAAATGAACATTAAAATCAAATCCGTTCCATTGTGCTGAAACACCAAAACCATAAATCAGATTTGGTTTAGTAGTTGCGCCGATAGCTACCATATCAGCATCATTTACAATACCGTCTCCATTGACATCTTTGTACTTAATATCACCCGGTTGTACTTTATTCCAAGCTTGTTTCGGACTGTTACGGATATCATCATAATCTTTGAACAAGCCGAGCGCAATCAAACCTTTTGCCTGGTTCACTCGATAACCGGCTTCTGTCTGATAAGGATAAACAGCATTTTCTTCATCCTTTTCTAATATCTCGTTCTTGCTATAAGTCATATTTCCTCGGACGGTTAAGTTTACTTTGCCTATTTTTTGTTTATAAGCAAAATTTCCATCAAAGCCTTGTGATAAAACACTTCCCACATTAGCTTTCGGATTGCTTCTTACACCGACTATACTGGGGAGGTATTTTCTCTCCATATAAATGCCGTCACGCTGTTCGTGAAAATAATCAACAGAAGCAGTAAACTTATCATTAAATAAAGACATATCTACACCCGCATCATGTTTGGTTGCAATCTCCCAAGTAACACTTTCCGAAGCCAACTGGGTATACAACATGCCGTTGTATTTATTGTCTTCAGAGTCATAGTCACTCCAGGTCCATCCCGGATAATATTTCACCACATCTTTACCATCTACCTTTTCCGTATATTCATTAGCAAGAGTGTATAAATAAGGGAAACGCTCACCTAGTTTATCATTACCCACTTTTCCGTAAGAATAACGCAGCTTAAACATATTCATCCATTTCAGATGCTTCTTGATGTATTTCTCTTCAGCAACATTCCAAGCTACGGAAAAGGCAGGGAAGAAGCCGAATCGATGCCCGTCTGCAAAGTTTTCCGAACCGTTATAGCCGAAATTGAAATCTGCAAAATAGCGGTAATTCCAGTTATAACTGAAACGTCCTGCCACACCCATATGACGCTTGGCAATACCATTCTTTACATCAGTACCGATATCCACTGTAGTCCGGTATGCATCTTGACTATATTTCAACGTTCCGCCTAAATGATGTGCTTTGAATGCACGATTGTATTGCAGAATAGCCTCAAAAAACTCACGGCGATCACCAGTTGACGAGCTTGTTTGTTCCATCGGTTTCTCGATACTTTGCTGTTTTAATATAATATCTCCGTTGTCATCGCGCTCACGTTGGGCACGCCATGTCTCCGGCATTCTCTTACGAGTAATCGAGCTCTGGTTGTCAGTGTCAAAACCGAATCGACCTTCAAAACGCAGTCCCTTAGTAACAAAATCTAATTTCTGTTCCAATGAGATGTTCGTTTGTATCTTGTTATTCCAAATCTCCTTATAACCGGTCTGTGTGGCAAGCGTCCAAGGATTCTTCCGATTCTCACCCTCACCGAATGCAGGTATGGAACCATCAGAATACATAATAGGAATACTAATCGGATTTTGTCCTAACAAAGAATACCATACATTATCACCTTGTCCCGGAGCATTCCGTTTTTTCAATGAACCGGACACACCGACTTTCACAAGTGTTGTTTTCGTAACATCAATATCCGTATTCAAACGATAATTCCAACGTTGACTACTGGGATTAGTATTATAATCTTTACGCATCGCTTCATCTGTCTTATACATCCCTTCCTCATTAATATAGCTAAGAGATACAAAATATCGTGCGGTACTACCTCCACCATTCATATTTAAGTTAGCACGGTAAGTCATGGCTCCGTCTTTCAACAATGTATCCATCCAATCTACATTCGGATAGAGATCCGGATCAAGACCTAATCGTAAAATTTCCATTTCATCATCGCGATAGATCCGTTCCTGGTTGCGAGTAATACGTGCTTCATTCATCAACATCGCATAACTATAACCATCTGCAAATTCAGGTGTGATAGTGCGTGTATTATAAGAGCTTTCCACCTTTGCATTGATATTAATTTTACCTTCTTTACCCCGTTTTGTAGTAATAAGTATTACTCCGTTAGCACCACGGGGACCATAGATAGCCGTAGTGGAAGCATCCTTCAATACCGTGAACGTCTCAATATCCTCAATATTAATATCATTCAAATCACGTTCAAATCCATCCACTAACACTAGTGCAGCACTATTGGCACCAAAAGTAGAAATACCACGAATCCAGAATTCGGAAGTGTTTACACCTGGCTGACCGGAAGTTTGCATGGCAAGTACACCTGCCACATTACCAGCCAAAGCATTCGACAGATTTGCTGAAGGATTAGATTTCAAGTCATCTACATTCACAGTAGTTACAGCACCAGTCACTATCAATTTTTTCTGCGCCCCAGTTCCCGTTATAACAACTTCATCAAGCTCGCTGGCTTCTGATTCTTTCATAGTGACATTGATCACACGCTGCCTCTTCACCAACACTTCTTGCCTGTCAAATCCGATATATGAAAACACCAGTCTAGAGAACTCTTCAATATTAATTTTATAACGTCCGTTAATATCTGTAATAGCCCCTAAACCAGCCTGATCTTTTACGGTCACATTAACACCGATTAACGGTTCATTGTTCATATCTGTCACTACTCCCGTAACCTCTATTTTCTTTTCCTGAGCAGAAAGGGACATAAAGATCCATAATAGACAAATAGTGATAAAACTTTTTCTTCTCATGTGTTTGTTTTTTATTCGATTATTTGTTCTCGTTATTCTGGAAAAATCTCATCCATTTGGTTTTCACCAGTCTGTTCATCATCTGATCCTCCTTCTCCTTGTTCATCCGCTTCTTGCTCTTTTGCAATCTTTCGAATCTTAAAGTTTCCCGTATCTCCTACATAAAAAGTTTTTGTCTCTTCATCATAAGCCAAAGCAACCGGTTCATTAAAACGAGCTCTTTCACGTATTTCGCCATTTTGCTTTCCCCATTTATAGGCACTGGTTGAAGCGGAACCACGTCCTGCAAAAGTAGAGACAACTCCATCTGGAGTCAGTTTACGAATACAATGATTTTGGGTATCTGTAAAATAGAAATCATAATGATCCTCTTTTCCCGCATCTTCATATTCTTTATTATATACGAATACGCCTTGTCCCGGTTTATTCAGACGGGCATTAATACCCACTAAATCTTTATAGTCAGCTTGTCCGGATTGTCCGCATACAATGTATGGAGTAACCAGTTTTCCTGTCTCTTTATCATAATTAGAACGAAGTATATAATGCGATTCATGCATGATAATGTAGACATATTTGCCTGTAGGATGAGGCACAAAACTAAAATCAACACCACTATTCGGAACGCTGAACGCCAGAATTTCAGATAATCCGTCTCCACCGGGAACTGGTGGATTAGCATTCCAATTTTCTTCATTACTTATATTGTATCTGTATACGAGCCCTGTGGCACGATGATTAAAATAAATATCACCGGTTTCCGGAAGAATCATCGAACCGTTACAAGCATTACCGCGTGTCAGTATCGTCCAACTAGCATCTTTAAAGTCCTGACCGTCCGCACTACTACCACGCTTTAATATAATATTACTCCTATTGGAACTGCCACCACCCTGTGGACATGCTATTACCATATTACCTTCATCAGTCCATGTTATGGAAGTCATACGAACTATATTATTAACTTTCTTTGTATAGATCATCTCTTTTTCTAAGTCCAGAACTCGTAAAGGTCTATTCTTTTCCTTATCAGTACCCGTTTGAGACAAATAAAGGATATGATGATGTTGAGGATCAAAAGAGAACCAATAAGGATATTCTATCTTTCCACAATCATTGAACGGACGTGGTTCGGTCTCAATATTTCCCTGACCTAATTCATTTACCTCCCCACACAAATCCGTTACTACTGTCTGAGGCTCATATTGGTATTTTTCTGATACTACGACTGCTTGTTCTCCAATTTTCACTTCAACAGTTCCTTCGAAACATCGTTCAGGAGTTTGACAGTATATACTATTCCCCTTAGAACTAATGACTAGTGCTTCTTTTCCTCCTACTTTTACAGATATAATGGAGCGATCTGTCCCAAAATTACTACCATAGATAATCATCTTCTTTTTTCCACCTCCCGACTTAGGTGTGAAATCCGTCACCTCTATCGGCTGATTCGGATCATAAGGTGCTACTGTTGCGTCTTTGTCGTCTTTACAACTGCCCAAACAGATTATAAAGAGCACAAATAGCATCCTCCATAGAAGTTCCATGCTTCCATGTCTCATTGTTCTACCATTCATAATAAATTAGATTTAAATTATTGATTATTCTGAACTTTATCCATTAATACTTTCATCCAGTATCCTCCGATCACCGAACGGGCTCTAAAACCGACCCACCTACCACTGTCAGTATGATGCCAGTCACTGATAGGTACACGAGATACTGTTTCATTGATATATTTATAGACAGGATCAGAGAATTTTTCAAAGGTTACTTGATCCGGAGACATAGCTGCCGTCCACATGATCCAGTCGGATTTGGTGTATTCTTTGCGGGAGTCCAATGGTAGTCCGTAAGGATTCTGTTTTGTTAAATAATAGCTAATTTCTTTTCCGATTACATTGTTAGGGAATAAATTCAAATCCCACAACTTATCCCAAACCATATTATATTTTTGGCTCCAAGTGTTTTTACGGTCAAAAGCCAAACGGTAATGATCGCCTTCATTGGCCATTTCTTCCCATTTTGTTGCCATTTGTTTGGCTGTCGCTGCATATTTATCTGCCACATCATTCAAACCGAGCATACGAGCCATTTCGCTGTATCCGGCTACACCCATAATTGCTTTCACTGAAAGATTGGCATTATGAGCCCAATGTCCGGCGAAGTCATCCGTGCAAAGTTGGTTTTCCGGGTCCTGTCCATACTCTACTAAATAATTAGTCCATGTCGTCAAAATGTCCCAATATTTCTTAGCATAATCGGCATTACCTTCAATTTTTGAAATAGCTGCAGTTAGAATCACCATATTACCACTTTCTTCAATCGGCATGTCACCACCATAAACTTGTCCATTAGCTATTGGATAAGTGCCAAGGTCATGTGCTGCAAAAGGTTTATTCCAACGCCCACTTGCACTATATTCGAAAATGCTAGTCATCATGGCTTTTTCCAAATCTGGATTATAAACGAGGAACAAAGGGGCGGACGGATAGGTCAGATCGACTGTATTGATACAACCATTACTGTTATTCTCTTTAGAGAACCACATCAGGTTACCTTCTTTGTCTGTGAAAAGTTTATGGGCGGAAATCACTTGACGATATGAAGCAGAACATATTTCTGCATATTTTTTACCACCTGCTTTTTCTGCATCGCTATAAATAAGTTCATCAAGTGCACGACAACGCTCCATAATGGATTGATAGTTATCTCTTAGTTTTTCGAAAGCATCAAAAATCGTTACTTTACCATCATGTTTCCAATATCCCATACGTTTCTCATACATATATTCAATGGAATAAATGTCATCATAACCGATCATCAAGAAACCATCTTTACCATCTTTGGTAACAGTTCCAAAATTATGTACATAAGCCATTGCAGGAGTATTTTCTTCCCGACGAGTAATCCATTTGGTTTTACTTGAAGCTAAAGTTCCATTTTTAACAAAAGCTTCCTTCATTCCGCTATAGTCACCCAAACTTATAGATTTTCCTGCTCCATTTACACTACCAAGATATACATATCCCCAGTCAGCACAAATCAAATCACCTTTACGATCACATATCGGCTGGTTGATGGTGCCAGCTTCTACATAACTAATACCATTTTTCGATAATGTACGTGCAATAGTAGGCTGAGTAGTCTCATTCACTGCTAATACCGGAGTCGTTTCTATATAGAATTGTACATCATGCTCTTTTTTATCAAGAGGACGCACACGATAGGAGATGTAGTTAATCGGAGTTGACAACAAATCCAAGTCATCTATCAATTGAGGCGCTGTAAATACAACATCTAATTCGACAGGTCCGCAGGTGAATGTATAGTAACTGGAAGTGGCTAGTACATCTACCGATTTCTGTACAGCCTC includes:
- a CDS encoding glutaminase family protein gives rise to the protein MKKLLTVMAFSVGLFANAQTGNLFKPVKEVALRTPSVPIVVSDPHFSIWSPYDKLMEGSTEHWTTAKKPLVGALRVDGKVYRFLGKDQVALIPIAPMTNVERWEAAYTNSQPANGWQEFQFDDSSWKKGKAAFGSRDMPRVRTEWKGDNTDIYIRRTFEINDLDLTENIFLIYSHDDVFELYLNGEKLVATDLVWKNNVNLKLSDEAKKKLRNGKNVIAAHCHNTTGGSYVDFGLYREKKNAVTFENEAVQKSVDVLATSSYYTFTCGPVELDVVFTAPQLIDDLDLLSTPINYISYRVRPLDKKEHDVQFYIETTPVLAVNETTQPTIARTLSKNGISYVEAGTINQPICDRKGDLICADWGYVYLGSVNGAGKSISLGDYSGMKEAFVKNGTLASSKTKWITRREENTPAMAYVHNFGTVTKDGKDGFLMIGYDDIYSIEYMYEKRMGYWKHDGKVTIFDAFEKLRDNYQSIMERCRALDELIYSDAEKAGGKKYAEICSASYRQVISAHKLFTDKEGNLMWFSKENNSNGCINTVDLTYPSAPLFLVYNPDLEKAMMTSIFEYSASGRWNKPFAAHDLGTYPIANGQVYGGDMPIEESGNMVILTAAISKIEGNADYAKKYWDILTTWTNYLVEYGQDPENQLCTDDFAGHWAHNANLSVKAIMGVAGYSEMARMLGLNDVADKYAATAKQMATKWEEMANEGDHYRLAFDRKNTWSQKYNMVWDKLWDLNLFPNNVIGKEISYYLTKQNPYGLPLDSRKEYTKSDWIMWTAAMSPDQVTFEKFSDPVYKYINETVSRVPISDWHHTDSGRWVGFRARSVIGGYWMKVLMDKVQNNQ
- a CDS encoding RagB/SusD family nutrient uptake outer membrane protein; this translates as MKKIYKLYIGVLLSVIAVSCTDSLDSDKYFTDRRSLEDVFTDKTYTEEWLVHAYSFLGGNNMEVSTRDNILWNFADDIYFGGNSLGDYKKFKTGTYDENWYQSWGASYKGIRQASIFIENIDMNTKFTEEERADLKAQARFVRAYYYWLLLRRYGPVPLLPDEGLDYTSSYDDLAVQRNSYDECVEYIETEMRLAAQDLPLTRAVNQISRPTRGAALAARARALLYAASPINNPRPEDTDKFSDLVDYDGRCLISQEYNEYKWARAAAAAKDVMELPGSNSGHRYELYHKKAVTTSEPGYPATVAPCQDGDFSEKTWDQGGYNDIDPYASYREVFNGSLAMYQNPELIFSRGRNQGDNSLVAMVRLQMPKVFGGGSNAYGMTMKMCDAYYMDNGEEFNRELFKETYPADKRFVTKEEAEAETYPHLKEGVYKEYANREPRFYASVSFNGCVWSLLKNAETVDYKKDVEKQVNYYYGINTDGFSGTGVYLRSGIGIMKYVHPDDTNRKEIKPKAEPAIRFAEILLIYAEALNELEEGANYDVPSWDSSTTYSIKRDIDEMKKGIRPIRRRAGVPDYDLETVYKSQDEFRKKMKKERQIELMAEGQRYFDLRRWKDAEVEESKKNYGCNFYMSDSKDQKEQFYTPIEITDLPTAFSRKLYFWPISHEELKRNKRLTQNPGWTYND
- a CDS encoding IPT/TIG domain-containing protein, translated to MNGRTMRHGSMELLWRMLFVLFIICLGSCKDDKDATVAPYDPNQPIEVTDFTPKSGGGKKKMIIYGSNFGTDRSIISVKVGGKEALVISSKGNSIYCQTPERCFEGTVEVKIGEQAVVVSEKYQYEPQTVVTDLCGEVNELGQGNIETEPRPFNDCGKIEYPYWFSFDPQHHHILYLSQTGTDKEKNRPLRVLDLEKEMIYTKKVNNIVRMTSITWTDEGNMVIACPQGGGSSNRSNIILKRGSSADGQDFKDASWTILTRGNACNGSMILPETGDIYFNHRATGLVYRYNISNEENWNANPPVPGGDGLSEILAFSVPNSGVDFSFVPHPTGKYVYIIMHESHYILRSNYDKETGKLVTPYIVCGQSGQADYKDLVGINARLNKPGQGVFVYNKEYEDAGKEDHYDFYFTDTQNHCIRKLTPDGVVSTFAGRGSASTSAYKWGKQNGEIRERARFNEPVALAYDEETKTFYVGDTGNFKIRKIAKEQEADEQGEGGSDDEQTGENQMDEIFPE
- a CDS encoding SusC/RagA family TonB-linked outer membrane protein, producing the protein MRRKSFITICLLWIFMSLSAQEKKIEVTGVVTDMNNEPLIGVNVTVKDQAGLGAITDINGRYKINIEEFSRLVFSYIGFDRQEVLVKRQRVINVTMKESEASELDEVVITGTGAQKKLIVTGAVTTVNVDDLKSNPSANLSNALAGNVAGVLAMQTSGQPGVNTSEFWIRGISTFGANSAALVLVDGFERDLNDINIEDIETFTVLKDASTTAIYGPRGANGVILITTKRGKEGKININAKVESSYNTRTITPEFADGYSYAMLMNEARITRNQERIYRDDEMEILRLGLDPDLYPNVDWMDTLLKDGAMTYRANLNMNGGGSTARYFVSLSYINEEGMYKTDEAMRKDYNTNPSSQRWNYRLNTDIDVTKTTLVKVGVSGSLKKRNAPGQGDNVWYSLLGQNPISIPIMYSDGSIPAFGEGENRKNPWTLATQTGYKEIWNNKIQTNISLEQKLDFVTKGLRFEGRFGFDTDNQSSITRKRMPETWRAQRERDDNGDIILKQQSIEKPMEQTSSSTGDRREFFEAILQYNRAFKAHHLGGTLKYSQDAYRTTVDIGTDVKNGIAKRHMGVAGRFSYNWNYRYFADFNFGYNGSENFADGHRFGFFPAFSVAWNVAEEKYIKKHLKWMNMFKLRYSYGKVGNDKLGERFPYLYTLANEYTEKVDGKDVVKYYPGWTWSDYDSEDNKYNGMLYTQLASESVTWEIATKHDAGVDMSLFNDKFTASVDYFHEQRDGIYMERKYLPSIVGVRSNPKANVGSVLSQGFDGNFAYKQKIGKVNLTVRGNMTYSKNEILEKDEENAVYPYQTEAGYRVNQAKGLIALGLFKDYDDIRNSPKQAWNKVQPGDIKYKDVNGDGIVNDADMVAIGATTKPNLIYGFGVSAQWNGFDFNVHFQGSGKSSFFINGTSVHAFSDSQWGNVFTNLVKDRWVDPETAKILGIPVNENPNASYPRLTYGGNENNYKKSTFWLRDGSYLRLKTLEVGYTLPKSIVNKMRFNKIRIFFIGTNLLTFAKFKEWDPEMGSSNGEQYPLAKVFTLGLTVNI